From one Streptomyces sp. ICC1 genomic stretch:
- a CDS encoding DUF1684 domain-containing protein translates to MSADEAEDAAAAWERWHEHRVAVVSAPYGPLSLTGTHWLADYPEGRIPAVPGRWLVTGGGVALTAAPGDGISLDGEPFTGDAVLGADGSPPSRSRTTAAAGVRLVVLRREGEWAVRVFDPAAPGRTAFAGIEAGPYDPAYSVPGQFRPYGEERTVQVENADGRSRGLGLGGELGFDFEGDRHTLQVAVDAEDGSLWAVIGDATGGRSSYRFRFLRPGTPAADGSITVDLNRVQLPPCAFADHFVCPFPPPGNTLPFALAAGERRLKGALAAAI, encoded by the coding sequence ATGAGCGCTGACGAAGCAGAAGACGCGGCCGCCGCCTGGGAGCGGTGGCACGAGCACCGGGTGGCCGTGGTGTCCGCCCCCTACGGACCCCTTTCGCTGACCGGTACCCACTGGCTCGCCGACTACCCGGAAGGTCGAATTCCGGCCGTTCCGGGCCGCTGGCTCGTCACCGGCGGCGGGGTGGCCCTGACCGCTGCCCCGGGCGACGGGATCAGCCTGGACGGCGAGCCCTTCACCGGGGACGCCGTACTCGGCGCCGACGGGTCCCCGCCCTCGCGCTCCCGGACCACCGCCGCCGCGGGCGTCCGGCTCGTCGTGCTCCGGCGCGAAGGGGAGTGGGCGGTCCGCGTCTTCGACCCCGCCGCCCCGGGCCGGACGGCCTTCGCGGGGATCGAGGCGGGCCCGTACGACCCGGCGTACTCGGTGCCCGGGCAGTTCCGCCCGTACGGCGAGGAGCGGACCGTCCAGGTGGAGAACGCCGACGGTCGCTCGCGCGGGCTCGGGCTCGGCGGCGAGCTCGGCTTCGACTTCGAGGGCGACCGCCACACGCTCCAGGTGGCCGTGGACGCGGAGGACGGCAGTCTCTGGGCCGTCATCGGGGATGCCACCGGCGGGCGTTCCAGCTACCGCTTCCGCTTCCTGCGGCCCGGCACCCCGGCGGCCGACGGCTCGATCACCGTGGACCTCAACCGGGTGCAGCTGCCGCCGTGCGCCTTCGCGGACCACTTCGTGTGCCCGTTCCCGCCGCCCGGGAACACCCTGCCCTTCGCGCTCGCGGCGGGCGAGCGGCGGCTGAAAGGCGCCCTTGCTGCCGCCATCTGA
- a CDS encoding DUF5685 family protein, with translation MFGIVRPCTHRLGERFKTEWMAHLCGLCLALRGDHGQFARIVTNYDGLLVSVLTEAQSGPAASGRRTAGPCPLRGMRTAPVAEGEGARLAAAVSLVLASAKVRDHVADRDGLLARAPIALAARRVARGWDRAGARTGASVGFDTAVLVDAVDRQAGIETLAGPGTPVLVVTEPTETATAAAFAHTATLAGRPGNAPALAEAGRYFGRLAHLLDAVEDQGRDAAAGAWNPLTATGTSRAEARRLCDDALRGIRLALREVEFADAGLAHRLLVHELRTSVDRAFGTASCSHTVTDSAGQGGFGPPPMDFGPPPPPRKPRRDLLSGCAVALGLFCTCQLCCTDHEGPWSREKKEAWCNNCDCGCGNCDCGCGDCCCCPCDGC, from the coding sequence ATGTTCGGCATCGTCAGACCTTGCACGCACCGGCTGGGGGAGCGTTTCAAGACGGAGTGGATGGCCCATCTCTGCGGGCTTTGCCTGGCACTTCGCGGGGACCACGGCCAGTTCGCGAGGATCGTGACCAACTACGACGGGCTGCTCGTCTCCGTTCTGACGGAGGCTCAGTCCGGTCCGGCCGCGAGCGGCCGCCGCACCGCGGGCCCCTGTCCACTGCGCGGGATGCGCACGGCCCCGGTCGCCGAGGGCGAGGGGGCGAGGCTCGCCGCCGCCGTCTCGCTCGTCCTGGCCTCCGCGAAGGTGCGCGACCACGTGGCCGACCGGGACGGGCTGTTGGCCCGCGCCCCCATCGCCCTCGCGGCGCGCCGGGTGGCCCGGGGCTGGGACCGGGCGGGCGCCCGTACCGGGGCCTCGGTCGGCTTCGACACGGCCGTGCTCGTCGACGCCGTGGACCGGCAGGCGGGCATCGAGACCCTGGCCGGCCCCGGCACGCCGGTGCTCGTGGTGACCGAGCCGACCGAGACCGCGACGGCCGCCGCCTTCGCCCATACCGCGACCCTCGCCGGACGGCCAGGCAACGCCCCCGCACTCGCGGAGGCGGGCCGCTACTTCGGCCGGCTCGCCCACCTGCTGGACGCCGTCGAGGACCAGGGCCGCGACGCCGCGGCGGGCGCCTGGAACCCGCTGACCGCCACCGGGACCTCCCGCGCCGAGGCGCGCAGGCTCTGCGACGACGCCCTGCGGGGCATCCGGCTGGCACTGCGCGAGGTGGAGTTCGCGGACGCGGGCCTGGCCCACCGGCTGCTGGTGCACGAGCTGCGCACCTCGGTGGACCGGGCCTTCGGGACCGCGAGCTGCTCCCACACGGTGACGGACTCCGCCGGGCAGGGCGGCTTCGGCCCGCCCCCGATGGACTTCGGCCCGCCGCCGCCTCCGCGCAAGCCGCGGCGCGACCTGCTGTCGGGCTGCGCGGTGGCCCTCGGGCTGTTCTGCACCTGCCAGCTGTGCTGCACGGACCACGAGGGCCCGTGGTCCCGTGAGAAGAAGGAAGCGTGGTGCAACAACTGCGACTGCGGCTGCGGGAACTGCGACTGCGGGTGCGGCGACTGCTGCTGCTGTCCCTGCGACGGCTGCTGA
- the sepF gene encoding cell division protein SepF: MGSVRKASAWLGLVEDSDDERYYDDDYAEAPQGGSVVGPGEQWVTDPRVKVASESAVDQGRRIATVTPDGFRDARGIGELFRDGVPVIVNLSSMDPGDAKRVVDFAAGLTFGLRGSIERVATRVFLLTPADTQVVSGESGGRSRDFFNQS, encoded by the coding sequence ATGGGTTCGGTGCGCAAGGCGAGTGCCTGGCTGGGTCTCGTAGAGGACAGCGACGACGAGCGTTACTACGACGACGACTACGCGGAGGCCCCGCAGGGGGGTTCGGTGGTCGGCCCCGGCGAGCAGTGGGTCACCGACCCGCGCGTCAAGGTGGCGTCGGAGTCCGCCGTCGATCAGGGCCGCCGCATCGCGACGGTCACTCCGGACGGTTTCCGTGACGCGCGCGGCATCGGCGAGCTGTTCCGGGACGGCGTCCCGGTCATCGTGAACCTGTCGTCGATGGACCCCGGCGACGCGAAGCGCGTGGTCGACTTCGCGGCCGGTCTGACCTTCGGCCTGCGCGGTTCGATCGAGCGGGTGGCGACCAGGGTCTTCCTGCTGACCCCGGCCGACACCCAGGTCGTGAGCGGTGAGTCCGGTGGCCGCTCGCGTGACTTCTTCAACCAGAGCTGA
- a CDS encoding acyl-CoA dehydrogenase family protein, which produces MSFVPTDPLGLDELLTPEDLAIRDTVRGWAADRVLPHIAEWYENGELPGIRELAKELGALGALGMSLEGYGCAGASAVQYGLACLELEAADSGIRSLVSVQGSLAMYAIWKYGSEEQKQRWLPGMAAGELIGCFGLTEPDVGSDPGAMRTHAKREGTDWVLSGRKMWITNGSVASVAVVWAQTDEGIRGFAVPTDTAGFSAPEIKHKWSLRASVTSELVLDDVRLPADAVLPGVRGLKGPLGCLSHARYGIVWGSMGAARASFEAALDYAKTREQFGRPIGGFQLTQAKLADMALELHKGILLAHHLGRRMDAGTLRPEQISFGKLNNVREAIDICRTARTILGANGISLEYPVMRHATNLESVLTYEGTVEMHQLVLGKALTGLDAFR; this is translated from the coding sequence GTGTCCTTCGTTCCCACCGATCCGCTCGGGCTCGACGAGCTCCTCACCCCCGAGGACCTCGCCATCCGGGACACCGTCCGCGGCTGGGCCGCGGACCGCGTGCTGCCGCACATCGCCGAGTGGTACGAGAACGGCGAGCTGCCCGGCATCCGCGAGCTCGCCAAGGAGCTCGGCGCACTCGGGGCCCTCGGGATGTCCCTCGAGGGATACGGCTGCGCGGGCGCCAGCGCCGTCCAGTACGGGCTCGCCTGTCTGGAGCTGGAGGCCGCCGACTCCGGGATCCGCTCCCTGGTCTCCGTACAGGGATCGCTCGCGATGTACGCGATCTGGAAGTACGGCTCCGAGGAGCAGAAGCAGCGCTGGCTGCCCGGCATGGCCGCCGGCGAGCTCATCGGCTGCTTCGGGCTGACCGAGCCGGACGTCGGCTCCGACCCGGGCGCGATGCGCACGCACGCCAAGCGCGAGGGCACCGACTGGGTGCTCAGCGGGCGCAAGATGTGGATCACCAACGGGAGCGTCGCGTCGGTGGCCGTGGTGTGGGCGCAGACCGACGAGGGGATCCGCGGGTTCGCCGTGCCCACGGACACCGCCGGCTTCTCCGCGCCCGAGATCAAGCACAAGTGGTCCTTGCGCGCCTCGGTGACCAGCGAGCTGGTCCTGGACGATGTACGGCTGCCCGCCGACGCGGTGCTCCCGGGCGTCAGGGGCCTCAAGGGGCCGCTCGGCTGCCTCAGCCACGCGCGGTACGGGATCGTGTGGGGATCCATGGGCGCGGCGCGCGCCAGCTTCGAGGCGGCGCTGGACTACGCGAAGACGCGCGAGCAGTTCGGCCGGCCGATCGGCGGGTTCCAGCTCACCCAGGCCAAGCTGGCGGACATGGCACTGGAGCTCCACAAGGGCATCCTGCTCGCCCACCACCTGGGCCGGCGCATGGACGCGGGCACGCTGCGACCGGAGCAGATCAGTTTCGGCAAGCTCAACAACGTCCGCGAGGCCATCGACATCTGCCGCACCGCGCGGACGATCCTCGGTGCCAACGGGATCTCCCTCGAGTACCCCGTCATGAGGCACGCCACCAACCTCGAATCGGTCCTCACCTACGAGGGCACCGTCGAGATGCACCAGCTGGTGCTGGGCAAGGCGCTCACCGGGCTCGACGCTTTCCGTTAG
- a CDS encoding MFS transporter, which translates to MSGTNTADDRNPSPRQRLRRLGAASGGANRWAVLGVLCVSLVLVALDATILHVAVPSVTEDLRPGPMELLWIVDAYPLVCAALLILFGTLGDRVGRRRVLLLGYGLFGAASAVAALADSAQILIAARALLGVGGAMIMPATLSILRQVFPDRRERALAIGIWTAVAAIGAAGGPVLGGFLVQHFWWGSVFLINIPLMIMLLPLGRWLLPESKGSCDGPWDVLGALMAAAGVLGAVLGVKRIGAERQLADAEALVPLLLGAALLVLFVRRQKRRAHPLIDMRMFSRPAFTTSVGCIVLAMLALVGLELIAVQYLQLVLHLSPLETGLRLLPLTFAAMAAGATGSYTLARTGPRRMVSLGFVLTALAVLLLTFMGQHDRPVLLTVGFVLLGFGLQTTLFAAYESMLSEAPAATAGGAASIGETSYQLGAGMGIALLGSVMNAAYAPGLAGVPGVSAAESRGAAHSLGEAYQIAARLGGPAGDSLYAAARHSFVHGLHVTLVVSAGLLFAGAAMALKLPRTMESAEPEPLRVPAQPGTGVGAGMSGAVAAPGGGARIPAQSSADAERDPALGHPA; encoded by the coding sequence ATGTCGGGGACGAACACGGCCGACGACAGGAACCCTTCCCCCCGGCAGCGACTGCGGCGACTCGGCGCGGCCTCCGGCGGGGCCAACCGCTGGGCCGTCCTGGGCGTCCTGTGCGTCAGCCTGGTGCTCGTCGCGCTCGACGCGACGATCCTGCACGTCGCCGTGCCCTCCGTCACCGAAGACCTGCGGCCCGGCCCGATGGAGCTGCTGTGGATCGTCGACGCCTACCCGCTCGTCTGCGCCGCCCTCCTGATCCTCTTCGGCACCCTCGGTGACCGCGTGGGCCGGCGCCGGGTCCTGCTCCTCGGCTACGGGCTCTTCGGCGCGGCCTCGGCCGTCGCCGCCCTCGCCGACAGCGCCCAGATCCTCATCGCCGCCCGCGCCCTGCTCGGCGTCGGCGGCGCGATGATCATGCCGGCCACCCTGTCGATCCTGCGCCAGGTCTTCCCCGACCGGCGCGAGCGGGCGCTGGCCATCGGCATCTGGACCGCCGTCGCCGCCATCGGCGCGGCCGGCGGACCGGTCCTCGGCGGCTTCCTCGTCCAGCACTTCTGGTGGGGCTCGGTCTTCCTCATCAACATCCCGCTGATGATCATGCTCCTGCCGCTCGGCCGGTGGCTGCTGCCCGAGTCCAAGGGGTCCTGCGACGGGCCCTGGGACGTGCTCGGCGCGCTCATGGCCGCCGCAGGCGTGCTCGGCGCGGTCCTCGGCGTCAAGCGGATCGGTGCCGAGCGCCAGCTCGCCGATGCCGAGGCGCTGGTCCCGCTGCTGCTCGGCGCGGCGCTGCTGGTGCTCTTCGTACGCCGCCAGAAGCGGCGCGCGCACCCGCTGATCGACATGCGGATGTTCTCCCGGCCCGCCTTCACCACGTCCGTGGGCTGCATCGTCCTGGCCATGCTCGCGCTCGTCGGCCTCGAACTGATCGCCGTCCAGTACCTCCAGCTGGTGCTGCACCTGAGCCCGCTGGAGACCGGGCTGCGGCTGCTGCCGCTCACCTTCGCCGCGATGGCGGCGGGCGCGACCGGCTCGTACACGCTGGCCCGGACCGGGCCGCGCCGAATGGTCTCGCTGGGCTTCGTGCTGACCGCCCTCGCCGTGCTGCTGCTGACCTTCATGGGCCAGCACGACCGGCCGGTGCTCCTGACGGTCGGCTTCGTCCTGCTCGGCTTCGGGCTGCAGACCACGCTGTTCGCCGCCTACGAGTCGATGCTGAGCGAGGCTCCGGCGGCCACCGCCGGCGGCGCGGCCTCGATAGGCGAGACCTCGTACCAGCTGGGCGCCGGGATGGGCATCGCCCTGCTGGGCAGCGTGATGAACGCGGCCTACGCGCCCGGGCTGGCCGGTGTGCCGGGGGTGAGCGCCGCCGAATCGCGGGGCGCCGCACACTCGCTGGGCGAGGCCTACCAGATCGCCGCGCGCCTGGGCGGTCCCGCGGGGGACTCGCTGTACGCGGCGGCCCGGCACTCCTTCGTGCACGGGCTCCACGTGACGCTGGTGGTGAGCGCCGGGCTGCTGTTCGCGGGGGCCGCGATGGCGCTGAAGCTGCCGAGGACGATGGAGAGCGCCGAGCCCGAGCCGCTGCGCGTGCCCGCGCAGCCGGGGACCGGGGTGGGCGCCGGGATGTCGGGCGCCGTCGCGGCTCCGGGCGGGGGCGCGCGGATTCCGGCCCAGAGCTCGGCCGATGCCGAGCGCGACCCGGCGCTCGGCCACCCGGCCTGA
- a CDS encoding glycosyltransferase family 39 protein, which translates to MKDLGFRRAAPALAVFAAVRLFGLAVLAVWGAAADSSAHTLLSARWDSLWYARIATEGYGYEIALPNGDVHSNLAFFPLMPWLERLVSAVTGLGHGSAGLVVSALAGLAAAWGIFAVGDLLHGRRAGVLAVALWAALPVAVVQSMAYSESLFTALAVWSLYGVLRGHWLGAGLLAAGAGLTRPVGAAVVAAVWVGAALAARRGERSWRAAAGALLAPLGAAGYVLWVGARTGGGPIGYLDVQAGWGNGFDGGLAFARFIGARLASPAFPAGIGLIAGVALVVWLYVLCVRRRQPVPLLVYCGIVVALALCASGYFGSKPRLLLPAFPLLFPPAAALARWRPGRAAAALGALAAASAVYGAFWLNGSGPP; encoded by the coding sequence GTGAAAGATCTTGGATTCCGTCGGGCCGCGCCCGCCCTGGCCGTCTTCGCCGCGGTGCGGCTGTTCGGGCTGGCCGTGCTCGCGGTGTGGGGGGCGGCGGCCGACAGCAGTGCGCACACGCTGCTCTCGGCGCGCTGGGACTCCCTCTGGTACGCCCGCATCGCCACCGAGGGGTACGGGTACGAGATCGCGCTCCCGAACGGTGACGTCCACTCCAACCTGGCCTTCTTCCCCCTGATGCCCTGGCTGGAGCGGCTCGTCTCGGCCGTCACCGGGCTCGGCCACGGATCCGCGGGCCTGGTGGTGTCGGCGCTCGCCGGGCTCGCGGCGGCCTGGGGGATCTTCGCGGTCGGCGACCTGCTCCACGGCCGCCGGGCCGGGGTCCTCGCCGTCGCGCTCTGGGCCGCGCTGCCCGTCGCGGTCGTGCAGTCGATGGCGTACAGCGAGTCGCTGTTCACCGCGCTCGCCGTCTGGAGCCTGTACGGGGTCCTGCGCGGGCACTGGCTCGGCGCCGGCCTGCTCGCGGCCGGGGCGGGGCTGACCCGCCCGGTCGGGGCGGCGGTGGTCGCGGCGGTGTGGGTGGGCGCCGCCCTGGCCGCCCGGCGCGGGGAGCGCTCCTGGCGGGCGGCGGCGGGCGCCCTGCTGGCCCCGCTCGGCGCGGCGGGCTACGTGCTGTGGGTCGGCGCCCGCACCGGCGGCGGCCCGATCGGCTACCTGGACGTGCAGGCCGGCTGGGGCAACGGCTTCGACGGCGGCCTGGCCTTCGCCCGGTTCATCGGGGCGCGCCTGGCCTCGCCGGCCTTCCCCGCCGGGATCGGGCTGATCGCGGGGGTCGCGCTCGTGGTGTGGCTGTACGTGCTCTGCGTACGGCGGCGCCAGCCCGTGCCGCTGCTGGTGTACTGCGGGATCGTGGTGGCGCTGGCCCTGTGCGCGTCCGGGTACTTCGGCTCCAAGCCCCGGCTGCTGCTGCCCGCCTTCCCGCTGCTCTTCCCACCGGCGGCGGCGCTGGCCCGGTGGCGGCCCGGCCGGGCGGCCGCGGCGCTCGGCGCGCTGGCCGCGGCCTCGGCGGTGTACGGGGCCTTCTGGCTGAACGGCTCGGGACCTCCATAG
- a CDS encoding phosphatase PAP2 family protein, with the protein MRTDQILPRLERVFARLDREPERPAHLQTPRMSRHRVVLLGATLAFYLAIVVAVLTTSWLVRLDWQVMFFRPYEQWPQLHAFLDYLVVLGQRGPTAVMVAAWLGWRSWRQHTLRPLITLGMALLLLNITVGAVKLGLGRLGPHYATQIGSAELFAGGDIFPSGHTANAVVTWGILAYLASTVVTRRVLSVVSAVVSLSVGATTVYLGTHWVSDVLLGWSAGLLVLLALPWCEPLIAQVEAYVFEVRARLRSLVEAGQVPEALTGLLVPLLSAGGKWHLRRAAEPAAEPAGPAQPQEPAAAPALPAAHHPAARPAVHLAARPHLIRSERTPATPAGSRRPAHSERAASRGTAARPATGG; encoded by the coding sequence GTGCGTACCGACCAAATCCTGCCCAGACTGGAGCGGGTGTTCGCCCGGCTGGACCGGGAACCAGAGCGACCGGCTCATCTGCAAACACCGCGGATGAGCCGGCACCGCGTCGTGCTCCTCGGAGCGACCCTCGCCTTCTACCTCGCGATCGTCGTCGCGGTCCTGACCACCTCCTGGCTCGTGCGGCTGGACTGGCAGGTCATGTTCTTCCGGCCCTACGAGCAGTGGCCGCAGCTGCACGCCTTCCTCGACTACCTCGTCGTCCTGGGCCAGCGCGGACCCACGGCCGTCATGGTCGCGGCCTGGCTCGGCTGGCGCTCCTGGCGCCAGCACACCCTGCGCCCGCTGATCACCCTCGGCATGGCGCTGCTGCTGCTCAACATCACCGTCGGCGCCGTCAAGCTCGGCCTCGGCCGGCTCGGCCCCCACTACGCGACGCAGATCGGCTCCGCCGAGCTCTTCGCGGGCGGCGATATATTTCCTTCCGGCCACACCGCCAACGCCGTCGTGACCTGGGGAATCCTGGCTTACCTGGCCTCCACCGTGGTCACCCGGCGCGTGCTGTCCGTGGTGTCCGCCGTGGTCTCGCTGAGCGTCGGCGCCACCACCGTGTACCTCGGCACCCACTGGGTCAGCGACGTGCTGCTCGGCTGGTCCGCCGGTCTGCTCGTCCTCCTGGCCCTGCCGTGGTGCGAGCCGCTCATCGCCCAGGTCGAGGCGTACGTGTTCGAGGTGCGCGCCCGGCTGCGCTCCCTCGTGGAGGCCGGACAGGTCCCCGAGGCCCTCACCGGCCTGCTCGTCCCGCTGCTCTCCGCCGGTGGCAAGTGGCACCTGCGGCGCGCCGCGGAGCCGGCCGCGGAGCCCGCGGGACCGGCACAGCCGCAGGAGCCGGCCGCCGCGCCCGCCCTGCCCGCCGCGCACCACCCGGCGGCCCGCCCGGCCGTGCACCTCGCCGCCCGGCCGCACCTGATCCGCTCCGAGCGGACCCCGGCCACCCCGGCCGGCAGCCGCCGCCCGGCCCACTCCGAGCGCGCCGCCTCGCGCGGCACGGCGGCCCGCCCGGCCACGGGCGGCTAG
- a CDS encoding YafY family protein: MLETSARLLRLLSLLQAHREWTGADLADRLGVTPRTVRRDVDRLRGLGYPVNASPGTGGGYQLGAGAELPPLLLDDDEAVAVAVGLRTAAGNGVEGIGEASVRALAKLEQVLPTRLRGRVSALNRFTVPLLRGPDAATVDPAVLTELAGVCRDAERLRFGYRDHGGAVTRRTVEPHRLVCTERRWYLVAWDLDRSDWRTFRADRIEPRPPHGPRFTPRPAPAEDLAAYVSQGIGQRAYAARAVVRLRVPAERAAQIIKGSDGVLEPLDEESCLLRTGAVNLDVLVIHIMLIGCEFEVVEPVGLTDRIRAARDLLSRSLEPWEGPREVKDM, from the coding sequence ATGCTTGAGACCTCCGCACGGCTGCTGCGCCTGTTGTCGCTGTTGCAGGCCCATCGGGAATGGACCGGGGCCGATCTGGCCGACCGCCTCGGGGTCACCCCGAGGACCGTGCGGCGCGACGTGGACCGGCTGCGCGGGCTCGGCTACCCGGTGAACGCCAGTCCGGGCACCGGGGGCGGCTACCAGCTGGGCGCCGGGGCCGAGCTCCCGCCGCTGCTGCTCGACGACGACGAGGCCGTCGCCGTCGCCGTGGGGCTGCGCACGGCCGCCGGGAACGGCGTCGAGGGGATCGGGGAGGCCTCCGTACGGGCCCTGGCCAAGCTGGAGCAGGTGCTGCCGACCCGGCTGCGCGGGCGGGTGTCGGCGCTGAACCGGTTCACCGTGCCGCTGCTGAGGGGGCCGGACGCGGCGACGGTCGACCCCGCCGTGCTGACCGAGCTGGCGGGTGTCTGCCGCGACGCCGAGCGGCTGCGCTTCGGCTACCGGGACCACGGGGGCGCCGTCACCCGCCGCACCGTCGAACCGCACCGCCTGGTGTGCACCGAGCGCCGCTGGTACCTCGTCGCATGGGACCTGGACCGGTCGGACTGGCGGACCTTCCGGGCCGACCGGATCGAGCCCAGGCCCCCGCACGGCCCGCGCTTCACCCCGCGCCCGGCGCCCGCCGAGGACCTCGCCGCGTACGTCTCCCAGGGCATCGGACAGCGGGCGTACGCGGCCCGTGCGGTGGTCCGGCTGCGGGTGCCGGCGGAGCGGGCCGCGCAGATCATCAAGGGGAGCGACGGGGTCCTGGAGCCCCTCGACGAGGAGAGCTGCCTCCTGCGGACGGGGGCGGTGAACCTCGATGTCCTGGTGATTCACATCATGCTGATCGGGTGTGAGTTCGAAGTCGTCGAACCGGTCGGGCTGACGGACCGGATCAGGGCCGCGCGAGATCTCCTCAGCAGGTCCCTGGAACCTTGGGAAGGACCCCGGGAAGTGAAGGATATGTAA